A region from the Thermococcus sp. Bubb.Bath genome encodes:
- a CDS encoding ribonuclease P protein component 1, protein MRRNGEEGKDRASGRPQGQNQNPTWGAWIFRGAHRGRVTRKNIVWHELIGLKAKVIRASHPELVGIEGYVLDETRNTLTILGDRVWTVPKDVAEFEFKTAAGERIVVDGTKLVGRPEMRLKKRWRK, encoded by the coding sequence ATGCGGCGGAACGGTGAAGAAGGGAAGGATAGAGCTTCAGGGAGACCACAGGGACAGAATCAAAACCCTACTTGGGGGGCTTGGATTTTCAGAGGAGCTCATCGAGGTCGAGTAACTAGGAAAAACATAGTGTGGCACGAGCTGATAGGGCTGAAAGCAAAGGTTATAAGGGCATCTCATCCAGAGCTGGTTGGCATCGAGGGCTACGTCCTTGATGAGACGCGTAACACTCTCACCATCCTGGGTGATAGGGTCTGGACCGTGCCGAAGGACGTCGCCGAGTTTGAGTTTAAGACGGCCGCCGGCGAACGGATCGTGGTGGATGGAACCAAACTGGTTGGGAGACCTGAGATGAGACTGAAGAAGAGGTGGCGGAAATGA
- a CDS encoding 30S ribosomal protein S14: MAKADYNKKKPRKFGKGARRCMRCGQYGPVIRIHGLMLCRHCFREIAPKLGFKKYE, translated from the coding sequence ATGGCGAAGGCTGATTACAACAAGAAGAAGCCCAGGAAGTTCGGGAAGGGCGCGAGAAGATGCATGCGCTGTGGCCAGTACGGCCCGGTTATCAGGATCCACGGACTCATGCTGTGTAGGCACTGCTTCCGCGAGATAGCTCCGAAGCTGGGCTTTAAGAAATACGAGTGA
- a CDS encoding translation initiation factor, with protein MLFKEVLKEQQRIRVYVERARYGKLKTIIEGIDDKEFDLDDIAKKLKAKLACGGTVKKGRIELQGDHRDRIKTLLGGLGFSEELIEVE; from the coding sequence ATGCTGTTTAAGGAAGTCCTGAAGGAGCAGCAGAGGATACGTGTCTACGTGGAGAGAGCCCGCTACGGCAAGCTCAAGACCATAATAGAGGGCATAGATGATAAGGAGTTCGACCTCGACGATATTGCAAAAAAGCTGAAGGCGAAGCTGGCATGCGGCGGAACGGTGAAGAAGGGAAGGATAGAGCTTCAGGGAGACCACAGGGACAGAATCAAAACCCTACTTGGGGGGCTTGGATTTTCAGAGGAGCTCATCGAGGTCGAGTAA
- a CDS encoding uL15 family ribosomal protein, which produces MIRRKRKVRKLRGSHTHGWGCKKKHRGGGSKGGKGMAGTGKRKDQKFTWVIKYAPDRLGKRGFHRPKAVQYTPQTINLNDIDENFELFKDAGIIYEEEGKLVFDATALGIDKVLGTGKLTRSLVVKAYYVTPKAEEKIKAAGGEVLLA; this is translated from the coding sequence ATGATAAGGAGGAAGAGGAAGGTTAGGAAGCTTCGCGGAAGTCACACTCACGGATGGGGTTGCAAGAAGAAGCACCGCGGTGGTGGAAGCAAGGGCGGTAAGGGTATGGCAGGTACCGGAAAGAGGAAGGACCAGAAGTTCACGTGGGTCATAAAGTACGCCCCAGACAGGCTCGGCAAGAGGGGCTTCCACAGACCGAAGGCAGTTCAGTACACCCCGCAGACCATAAACCTCAATGACATCGACGAGAACTTTGAGCTCTTCAAGGACGCTGGCATAATCTACGAGGAAGAAGGGAAGCTCGTCTTCGACGCAACCGCGCTGGGCATTGACAAGGTACTCGGAACCGGGAAGCTCACTAGGTCTCTCGTTGTCAAGGCCTACTACGTCACCCCGAAGGCCGAGGAGAAGATCAAGGCCGCGGGCGGCGAGGTTCTCCTCGCCTGA
- a CDS encoding 50S ribosomal protein L32e, with translation MNEKARLLKIRAQLKRKKPRFLRQEWWRYPKFKNNPKWRKPKGIDSKMRLKKKGKARSPSIGWSSPRAVRRLHPSGYEEVLVHNVRELEAIDPTRQVARIAGTVGARKREMILARAKELGVKVLNP, from the coding sequence ATGAACGAGAAGGCGAGACTCCTTAAGATTAGGGCCCAGCTCAAGAGGAAAAAGCCGAGGTTCCTCAGGCAGGAATGGTGGCGCTATCCGAAGTTCAAGAACAACCCGAAGTGGAGAAAACCCAAGGGAATAGACAGCAAGATGAGGCTCAAGAAGAAGGGCAAGGCCCGCTCACCGAGCATAGGCTGGAGCTCACCTAGGGCCGTTAGGAGACTCCACCCGAGTGGGTACGAGGAAGTCCTCGTCCACAACGTTAGGGAGCTTGAGGCCATAGACCCAACCAGGCAGGTGGCAAGGATAGCCGGAACCGTCGGCGCCAGAAAGAGAGAAATGATACTCGCCAGGGCTAAGGAGCTTGGCGTGAAGGTACTCAACCCGTGA
- a CDS encoding 30S ribosomal protein S8, which produces MTLLDPLANALSHITNSERVGKEEVYLKPASKLMGEVLRVMQENGYIGEFEFIDDGRAGIYRVQLIGKINRAGAIKPRFPVKAREYEKWEKRFLPAFEFGILIVSTSQGVMTHKEAIENGIGGRLIAYVY; this is translated from the coding sequence ATGACGTTGCTTGACCCGCTGGCAAATGCCCTTTCACATATAACCAACAGCGAGAGGGTTGGAAAGGAAGAGGTCTACCTCAAGCCGGCTTCCAAGCTCATGGGTGAGGTTCTCAGGGTTATGCAGGAGAACGGCTACATCGGCGAGTTCGAGTTCATTGACGATGGAAGGGCCGGGATATACAGGGTTCAGCTCATAGGCAAGATCAACAGGGCAGGTGCCATAAAGCCGCGCTTCCCGGTTAAGGCTAGGGAGTACGAGAAGTGGGAAAAGAGGTTTCTCCCGGCATTCGAGTTCGGTATACTCATAGTCTCAACGTCCCAGGGAGTTATGACCCACAAGGAAGCCATTGAGAATGGAATCGGTGGCAGACTGATAGCCTACGTGTATTAG
- a CDS encoding 30S ribosomal protein S3, producing MAIERYFIKENVKEMLIDEYLEKELRRAGYGGIDIKKTPLGAKVVIFAASPGYVIGRGGRKIRELTRILEKDFGLENPQIEVEEIKNPYLNAKVQAVRLAQALERGVHFRRAAYSAIRAIMRNGARGVEIRLSGKLTGERAKSVRFYQGYLAKVGNPAETLVSRGYAQAQLKLGVIGVKVSIMPPDARLPDEIEVLEKPVVEEVSSNEAQ from the coding sequence TTGGCGATTGAGAGATACTTCATCAAAGAGAACGTTAAGGAGATGCTCATCGACGAGTACCTTGAGAAGGAGCTCAGAAGGGCCGGCTACGGAGGAATAGACATAAAGAAGACCCCCCTTGGAGCTAAGGTCGTCATATTTGCGGCCAGCCCTGGATACGTCATTGGTAGGGGCGGCAGGAAGATAAGGGAGCTCACCAGGATCCTTGAGAAGGACTTCGGGCTTGAGAACCCGCAGATTGAGGTCGAGGAGATCAAGAACCCCTATCTCAACGCTAAGGTTCAGGCCGTCAGGCTCGCCCAGGCCCTTGAGAGGGGCGTCCACTTCAGGAGGGCAGCCTACTCTGCCATAAGGGCCATCATGAGGAACGGTGCTCGCGGTGTTGAGATAAGGCTCAGCGGAAAGCTCACGGGTGAGAGAGCCAAGAGCGTCCGCTTCTACCAAGGCTACCTCGCCAAGGTTGGAAACCCGGCTGAGACCCTCGTCAGCAGGGGCTACGCCCAGGCCCAGCTCAAGCTCGGTGTCATCGGCGTTAAGGTCTCAATCATGCCACCCGACGCAAGGCTTCCGGACGAGATAGAGGTTCTTGAGAAGCCGGTCGTTGAGGAGGTGAGCTCCAATGAAGCCCAGTGA
- the rpsE gene encoding 30S ribosomal protein S5 → MSDPREMAQRVLEEWEPRTKLGKLVKEGQITDIHEIFRKGYQIKEPEIVDVLLPEVNMRENQEVLDIALTVRMTDSGRRIRFRVLAAVGNRDGYVGLGIGHGREVGIAIRKAINYAKMNIIEIKRGCGSWECRCRRPHSIPFAVEGKEGSVRVKLMPGPRGLGLVIGDVGKKILSLAGVQDIWSQTLGETRTTVNFARAVFNALYNTNSVAVKPEDIERYGIIVGREMPTNFQVE, encoded by the coding sequence ATGAGCGACCCGAGAGAGATGGCCCAGCGTGTTCTTGAGGAGTGGGAGCCGAGGACCAAGCTCGGCAAGCTCGTCAAGGAAGGTCAGATAACTGACATTCATGAGATATTCCGCAAGGGTTACCAGATCAAGGAGCCGGAGATCGTTGATGTCCTCCTTCCGGAGGTCAACATGAGGGAAAACCAGGAAGTCCTCGACATAGCCCTCACCGTCAGAATGACCGACAGTGGCAGGAGGATCCGCTTCAGGGTTCTCGCCGCTGTGGGCAACAGGGACGGCTATGTTGGCCTTGGAATCGGTCATGGAAGGGAAGTCGGTATAGCCATCAGGAAGGCCATCAACTACGCAAAGATGAACATCATCGAGATCAAGCGCGGCTGCGGTTCCTGGGAGTGCAGGTGCAGACGGCCGCACTCAATTCCGTTCGCCGTCGAGGGTAAAGAGGGAAGCGTCAGGGTCAAGCTCATGCCGGGACCGCGTGGCCTTGGACTGGTCATCGGTGACGTCGGCAAGAAGATACTCAGCCTTGCTGGAGTTCAGGACATCTGGTCTCAGACCCTCGGTGAGACGAGAACCACCGTCAACTTCGCCAGGGCCGTCTTCAACGCGCTCTACAACACCAACAGTGTTGCCGTTAAGCCGGAGGACATCGAGCGCTACGGTATAATAGTCGGAAGGGAGATGCCGACCAACTTCCAGGTTGAGTGA
- the rplX gene encoding 50S ribosomal protein L24, which translates to MRLNSKQPKKQRKFLHNAPLHLRQKLMSAPLSRELREKYGVRNLPIREGDKVKIVRGDFKGPEERKVMEVDLKRYRIHVEGVTQKKGDGTEVFYPLHPSNVVITDLNLDDPERKKIIERRAG; encoded by the coding sequence ATGAGGCTTAACTCCAAACAGCCCAAGAAGCAGAGGAAGTTCCTCCACAACGCTCCCCTTCACCTCAGGCAGAAGCTCATGAGCGCTCCCCTCAGCAGGGAGTTGAGGGAGAAGTACGGAGTAAGGAACCTTCCCATTCGGGAGGGAGACAAGGTAAAGATCGTGAGGGGAGACTTCAAGGGTCCTGAAGAGAGGAAGGTCATGGAAGTAGACCTCAAGAGATACAGGATACATGTTGAGGGGGTAACCCAGAAAAAGGGCGATGGTACGGAGGTCTTCTATCCGCTTCATCCGTCCAACGTGGTTATAACCGACCTGAACCTTGATGACCCGGAGAGAAAGAAGATAATTGAGAGGAGGGCTGGCTGA
- the rplV gene encoding 50S ribosomal protein L22 has product MSRGRFSYSFQNFDSERMARASGRDLRMSPKHTVELLREIRGMMVNDALRYLDDVIAKKRPVPLRKHHDSQGHKPGRGFGPGRYPVKVAKNVKKILLNAKNNAEQKGLDVDMLKIVHAAAHRGPVLRGYTPKAFGRATPFNEETTHVEIVVEEIRR; this is encoded by the coding sequence ATGAGCAGGGGCAGATTTTCCTACTCATTCCAAAATTTTGACTCCGAGAGGATGGCGAGGGCGAGCGGAAGGGACCTCAGGATGTCTCCCAAGCACACCGTTGAACTCCTCAGGGAGATAAGGGGTATGATGGTCAACGACGCTCTCCGCTACCTCGACGACGTTATAGCTAAGAAGAGACCGGTTCCACTCAGGAAGCACCACGACAGCCAGGGTCACAAACCGGGCAGGGGCTTCGGTCCCGGAAGGTACCCGGTCAAGGTCGCCAAGAACGTCAAGAAGATACTCCTCAACGCCAAGAACAACGCGGAGCAGAAGGGCCTCGACGTGGATATGCTCAAGATAGTCCACGCGGCAGCCCACAGGGGCCCCGTTCTCAGGGGTTACACACCCAAGGCCTTCGGAAGGGCGACACCCTTCAACGAGGAGACCACTCATGTGGAGATAGTCGTCGAGGAGATTAGGAGGTGA
- a CDS encoding 50S ribosomal protein L5 → MEINREAIITDWEAHPMRKPRIAKLTINIGVGESGERLTKAETMLESLVGQKPIRRRAKQTNRDFGIRRGEPIAVKVTLRGEKAYQMLDRLLEAVDRKLKASNFDEHGNFCFGIQEHINIPGVEYDPEIGIFGMDVCVTLERPGYRVAKRKRQRKKLPTRHKLTKEEGIVFAMEELKAKVEGL, encoded by the coding sequence ATGGAGATAAACAGAGAGGCAATAATAACTGACTGGGAAGCTCATCCCATGAGGAAGCCTCGCATAGCCAAGCTCACCATCAACATAGGCGTTGGTGAGAGCGGCGAGAGGCTTACCAAGGCCGAGACCATGCTTGAGAGCCTCGTTGGCCAGAAGCCGATAAGGAGGAGGGCCAAGCAGACCAACAGGGACTTTGGAATCAGGCGTGGTGAGCCGATAGCCGTTAAGGTCACCCTCCGCGGTGAGAAGGCATACCAGATGCTTGACAGGCTCCTCGAGGCAGTTGACAGGAAGCTGAAGGCAAGCAACTTCGACGAACACGGCAACTTCTGCTTTGGAATCCAGGAGCACATCAACATCCCCGGCGTTGAGTACGACCCTGAGATCGGTATCTTTGGTATGGACGTTTGTGTGACCCTTGAAAGGCCCGGTTATCGCGTTGCCAAGAGGAAGAGGCAGAGGAAGAAGCTCCCGACCAGACACAAGCTGACTAAGGAAGAAGGTATCGTCTTCGCTATGGAAGAGTTGAAGGCCAAGGTGGAGGGATTGTGA
- a CDS encoding 30S ribosomal protein S19, with amino-acid sequence MARKKEFKYRGYSFEELLNMSLEDFAKLLPSRQRRSLKRGLSPEQKKLLRKIRLAKKGRYSKPIRTHSRDMVILPEMVGMTIHVHNGKEFVPIEIQDEMIGHYLGEFALTRKIVQHGSPGVGATRSSMFVAVK; translated from the coding sequence ATGGCGAGAAAGAAGGAGTTTAAGTACAGGGGTTATTCCTTTGAGGAACTCCTCAACATGTCACTTGAAGACTTTGCCAAGCTCCTTCCGAGCAGGCAGAGGAGGAGCCTTAAGAGGGGCCTTAGCCCGGAGCAGAAGAAGCTCCTCAGGAAGATAAGGCTCGCAAAGAAGGGCAGGTACAGCAAGCCGATAAGGACCCACAGCAGGGACATGGTCATCCTCCCAGAGATGGTCGGCATGACCATCCACGTTCACAACGGGAAGGAGTTCGTCCCGATCGAGATACAGGATGAGATGATAGGCCACTACCTCGGAGAGTTTGCCCTCACGAGGAAGATCGTCCAGCATGGCTCACCGGGTGTCGGTGCCACCAGGTCATCGATGTTCGTTGCGGTGAAGTGA
- a CDS encoding 30S ribosomal protein S17: MREIGLNVQPPAEKCNDPNCPWHGHLKIHGRYFEGVVVSDKGKKTVVVERQHYKYLKKYERYELRRSRVHAHNPECIDAKVGDRVLIAETRPISKTKSFVVVAITQKAERAEEV, encoded by the coding sequence ATGAGAGAGATCGGATTGAACGTTCAGCCTCCCGCTGAAAAATGTAATGATCCAAACTGCCCGTGGCACGGGCACCTCAAGATACACGGCAGGTACTTCGAGGGAGTTGTCGTCAGCGACAAGGGCAAGAAGACAGTCGTCGTTGAGAGACAGCACTACAAGTACCTCAAGAAGTATGAGAGGTACGAGCTCAGGAGGAGCAGGGTTCACGCCCACAATCCAGAGTGCATCGATGCGAAGGTCGGCGACAGGGTTCTCATAGCCGAGACAAGGCCTATAAGCAAGACCAAGAGCTTCGTCGTCGTTGCCATAACCCAGAAGGCAGAGAGGGCAGAGGAGGTGTGA
- a CDS encoding 50S ribosomal protein L6: MPVDAWIREEVEIPEGVEVTVEGNTVKVKGPKGKLQRELKYPGVKILIEDGKVAVFKEFPRKKDIAIARTFKAHIANMINGVTEGFTYKLKVLYSHFPMTVKVQGDEVVIENFLGEKNPRRAKILPGVTVKVMGQEIVVESIDRERAGQTAANIEQATKINKWDRRVFQDGIYIVEKAGRPIRF; the protein is encoded by the coding sequence ATGCCTGTTGACGCGTGGATACGGGAGGAAGTTGAGATCCCAGAGGGAGTCGAGGTCACTGTTGAGGGGAATACTGTCAAGGTCAAGGGGCCGAAGGGAAAGCTCCAGAGGGAGCTCAAGTACCCTGGCGTTAAGATCCTCATTGAGGACGGTAAGGTTGCCGTCTTCAAGGAGTTCCCCCGGAAGAAGGACATAGCCATCGCTAGAACCTTCAAAGCGCACATAGCCAACATGATCAATGGGGTTACCGAGGGCTTCACCTACAAGCTCAAGGTGCTGTACAGCCACTTCCCCATGACCGTCAAGGTTCAGGGAGACGAGGTCGTCATAGAGAACTTCCTCGGTGAGAAGAACCCGAGGAGGGCCAAGATACTCCCCGGCGTTACCGTCAAGGTCATGGGCCAGGAAATCGTAGTGGAGAGCATAGACAGGGAGAGGGCTGGTCAGACCGCCGCCAACATCGAACAGGCCACCAAGATAAACAAGTGGGACCGGCGCGTCTTCCAGGATGGTATTTACATCGTTGAGAAGGCGGGTAGGCCGATAAGGTTCTGA
- a CDS encoding 50S ribosomal protein L19e, whose product MLKMQRRIAADLLKCGENRVWIDPEKIDEVASAITREDVKRLIHDGVIKKKPVKGQSRARARAYQEAKKKGRHRGPGSRKGKKTARMGRKERWMMTIRALRKELRTLKAEGKFDEHTYRRLYIRAKGGQFKNKRQLYMFMQEHGILKE is encoded by the coding sequence ATGCTCAAGATGCAGAGAAGGATTGCCGCTGACCTGTTGAAATGCGGTGAGAACAGGGTCTGGATTGACCCTGAGAAGATTGATGAGGTTGCCTCTGCCATAACCCGTGAGGACGTTAAGAGGCTCATTCACGACGGTGTCATCAAGAAGAAGCCGGTTAAGGGACAGAGCAGGGCCAGGGCTAGGGCCTACCAGGAGGCCAAGAAGAAGGGCCGCCACAGGGGCCCTGGAAGCAGGAAGGGTAAGAAGACCGCTAGAATGGGCAGGAAAGAGCGCTGGATGATGACCATAAGGGCCCTTAGGAAAGAGCTCAGAACCCTCAAAGCAGAGGGTAAGTTTGACGAACACACCTACAGGAGGCTCTACATCAGGGCCAAAGGTGGCCAGTTCAAGAACAAGAGGCAGCTCTACATGTTCATGCAGGAGCACGGTATCCTGAAGGAGTGA
- a CDS encoding 50S ribosomal protein L30 codes for MAKLALIRLRSGIRAKGEVRDTLAMLRLHRINHLVLVDDTPSYKGMVQKVKDYVTWGEIDKGTLAALIRKRGRLIGNRPVTDEYTQEKLGMSIDEFAEKVVNGEMKLTDLPNIKPVFRLHPPRGGLKGSKKRSFKEGGALGYRGEKINGLIERML; via the coding sequence ATGGCAAAGCTTGCACTCATCAGGCTTAGGAGCGGGATAAGGGCGAAGGGTGAGGTGAGAGACACCCTCGCCATGCTCCGCCTTCACAGGATCAACCACCTCGTCCTCGTTGACGACACCCCAAGCTACAAGGGCATGGTTCAGAAGGTCAAGGACTACGTAACATGGGGCGAGATAGACAAGGGAACCCTTGCGGCCCTCATAAGGAAGAGGGGTAGGCTCATAGGCAACAGGCCTGTAACAGATGAGTACACCCAGGAGAAGCTTGGAATGAGCATCGATGAGTTCGCCGAGAAGGTCGTCAACGGCGAGATGAAGCTCACAGATTTGCCCAACATCAAGCCCGTCTTCAGGCTCCACCCGCCGAGGGGGGGACTGAAGGGCAGCAAGAAGCGCTCCTTTAAGGAAGGTGGAGCGCTCGGTTACCGCGGCGAGAAGATAAACGGGCTCATTGAGAGAATGCTCTGA
- a CDS encoding 50S ribosomal protein L18 → MAHGPRYKVPFRRRREGRTNYHKRLALLKSGKPRLVVRKTLNHHVAQIVVYDPKGDKTLVSAHTRELVRDFGWKGHGGNTPSAYLLGLLIGYKAKGAGIEEAILDIGLHPPTRGSSIFAVLKGAVDAGLNVPHSEEIYPDDYRINGEHVANYAKALKEEDESLYRRQFGGYLVRGLEPEKLPEHFEEVKSKIIEKFEGARE, encoded by the coding sequence ATGGCACACGGACCAAGGTATAAGGTTCCGTTCAGGAGAAGAAGGGAGGGAAGGACTAACTATCACAAGAGGCTTGCTCTCCTCAAGTCTGGCAAGCCTAGACTCGTTGTGAGAAAGACCCTCAACCACCACGTTGCCCAGATCGTAGTCTACGACCCGAAGGGTGACAAAACACTCGTTTCAGCCCACACCAGGGAGCTCGTGAGGGACTTCGGCTGGAAGGGTCACGGAGGAAACACACCAAGCGCCTACCTGCTCGGTCTCCTCATCGGCTACAAGGCTAAGGGGGCTGGGATAGAGGAGGCTATCCTTGACATAGGTCTCCACCCACCGACTAGGGGCTCGAGCATATTCGCGGTCCTCAAGGGTGCCGTTGATGCCGGCCTGAACGTCCCACACAGCGAGGAAATATACCCGGATGACTACAGGATAAACGGTGAGCACGTTGCCAACTACGCCAAGGCCCTCAAGGAGGAGGACGAGAGCCTCTACAGGAGGCAGTTCGGTGGATACCTCGTCAGGGGCCTTGAGCCTGAGAAGCTCCCTGAGCACTTTGAAGAGGTTAAGTCAAAGATAATCGAGAAGTTTGAGGGGGCGAGAGAATGA
- the rpmC gene encoding 50S ribosomal protein L29: protein MKPSEIRDMSIDEIDEKLGQLRLELAKERGMLTMGTSTENPMVIRDLRRDIARLLTIRKEKLSRKR, encoded by the coding sequence ATGAAGCCCAGTGAGATTAGGGACATGAGCATTGACGAGATTGATGAGAAGCTCGGGCAGCTCCGTCTCGAACTCGCCAAGGAGAGGGGAATGCTCACCATGGGGACGTCCACCGAGAACCCCATGGTCATTCGTGACCTCAGGCGCGACATCGCGCGCCTGCTGACTATAAGGAAGGAGAAACTTTCGAGGAAAAGGTGA
- a CDS encoding 50S ribosomal protein L14, translating to MAKKGAGATRGISPVRPTRALPIGAYLKVADNSGAKVIQIIGVVGYKGTRRRLASAGVGDMVIAAVKKGRPDIRHQVVRAIVVRQRKEYRRLDGMRVKFEDNAAAIVTPEGVPRGTEIRGAIAREAAERWVRLGSIASIVL from the coding sequence ATGGCCAAGAAGGGTGCGGGTGCTACCAGAGGTATAAGTCCGGTTAGGCCAACGCGCGCTCTCCCCATCGGTGCCTACCTAAAGGTCGCCGACAACAGCGGCGCCAAGGTCATTCAGATCATAGGTGTCGTTGGTTACAAGGGTACCAGGAGGAGGCTCGCCTCCGCTGGCGTTGGGGACATGGTCATAGCGGCGGTCAAGAAGGGAAGGCCTGACATCAGGCACCAGGTAGTCAGGGCCATTGTAGTAAGGCAGAGAAAGGAGTACAGAAGGCTTGACGGCATGCGCGTTAAGTTCGAGGACAACGCGGCGGCAATAGTTACCCCAGAAGGTGTCCCAAGGGGCACCGAGATCAGGGGTGCGATAGCTAGAGAAGCCGCCGAGCGCTGGGTCAGGCTCGGCAGCATAGCGAGCATAGTTTTGTGA
- a CDS encoding 30S ribosomal protein S4e, protein MARKGAKRHLKRLAAPTSWYIHRKTYKWAVRPRAGPHSMGTSIPLIYIVRDYLGYAKTAREARKILNEGKILVDGKVRKDYKFPVGIMDVISIPETGEHYRVLSNRIGKLILHPISAEEAKIKPLRINNKRMVKGAKVQLNLHDGSNHLVTMAEKDGFMTAYTILMKVPEREIVEVLPFDIGAYVFVTQGKNVARKGKVIEVRQFPMGWPDVVTIEDENGEKFDTLKKYAFVVGKDKPQISLP, encoded by the coding sequence ATGGCGAGGAAAGGAGCCAAGAGGCACCTTAAGAGGCTTGCCGCCCCAACTTCGTGGTACATTCACAGGAAGACCTACAAGTGGGCGGTCAGGCCAAGGGCGGGCCCGCACAGCATGGGGACTTCAATCCCGCTCATCTACATAGTTAGGGACTACCTCGGCTATGCAAAGACCGCGAGGGAAGCCAGGAAGATACTCAACGAGGGCAAGATTCTCGTTGATGGAAAGGTCAGGAAGGACTACAAGTTCCCAGTTGGTATTATGGACGTTATCTCAATCCCCGAGACCGGAGAGCACTACAGGGTTCTTTCAAACAGGATCGGGAAGCTCATACTCCACCCGATAAGTGCGGAAGAGGCCAAGATCAAGCCCCTGCGCATAAACAACAAGAGGATGGTCAAGGGCGCCAAGGTTCAGCTCAACCTCCACGACGGCAGCAACCACCTTGTTACAATGGCAGAAAAAGACGGCTTTATGACCGCCTACACGATCCTCATGAAGGTTCCTGAGAGAGAGATCGTTGAGGTTCTCCCGTTCGACATCGGGGCTTATGTCTTCGTTACCCAGGGTAAGAACGTCGCGAGAAAAGGTAAGGTCATCGAGGTCAGGCAGTTCCCAATGGGCTGGCCGGACGTCGTTACAATAGAGGACGAGAACGGCGAAAAGTTCGACACCCTGAAGAAGTACGCCTTCGTCGTGGGCAAGGATAAGCCCCAGATTTCCCTTCCGTGA